Part of the Hypomesus transpacificus isolate Combined female unplaced genomic scaffold, fHypTra1 scaffold_107, whole genome shotgun sequence genome, CAGCCACCACTCTGCTTTCACTTCTATCGAATGCTAAATGAGTCTGGACTTCAAACAGGCTGGACAACCAATCAACTTTGAGGTGAGGATTACCTGCGTTGCCTACTTGTCAGcgatccacaccccctccccggtttcatccccctctcctcctttcaagAGCGGGACACTCACCAAATTGCTTGAGAACTTAGCCCTTCCCCAGTTATCCCCGAGCAGACCATTCCCCTCAGAGGTGCGAGAGTGGAGACGGGAGTgatggtgtgtggagggggggggtggggggtggggtggtgggccACTTTCGTTGGGAGATGTGCCTCGTTTCGTTTCCCTGCGCGAGACCTCACCAGGTCTTCTTCGTCTTCCCCCTGCGGCAGCTTGAGCTCCTGCCTTCGTCCGTTTCCTGCCCTCATCCACGTCCCCCGTGTTCCAGCGGTGGTCGCTTGCTCCCCGCTCGTCCTCGCTCTTCCTGCCCGTCTGTTTTCGTTCTCTGacgcctcttctctctctctcgctcgtgaTTGGTCGATTTCTCTCTCCTGTTGCTTTCACACGGTGGTGCTTCAGTTGTAGCAGAGGAAAACAGGTAtccattttttgtttttatcattACCCAGATTAAAATGCTGACGAACTAAGCTCTGCTGAAGCCTAGCTCCCCTCTTCCAACAACCTACGGGAAAAGAACAAACAAGATGTTTACGATACAGTTCGCCAACGCAAAGTCTTCCGGCCAGAAAGATGAAAACAAAAACCAGTGCGCTTACACTCTAGTACTGTGACAGTCCAGTCACCCCACCATGTTGGTATGCACGCTCGCCCTGGTAAGTAGAgtcttgggacaaagccacgTCAATCTGGGATTTGAATTCATCGCCTAAGTAGCTGTCCTGTAAAATAAGAAATTAAAATAACATTAAGTCTATGATAAGACACAAGTGCTATAGTATCTCACCACTGACCCCTGCCGAAAAATATCATCCATACAATCATCATCTCTCCTTGGTAATGTTTCAGACACTTTAATCCCAAACAACCACATTGGCCAAGGccttacattcagtcatttagcagacgctcttatccagagagacttacagtaagtacagggacattcccccgaggcaagtagggtgaagtgccttgcccaaggacacaacgtcattttgcatagccgggaatcgaaccagcaaccttctgattactagccccaattccctaaccgctcagcctccCGACTTGCTAGCAGTGAGGTGAAAGCGTGTGCGGTGTGGTTACCTGGGACAGCTCAGGCTGGGAGAGGCCGGGCTGGCTCATCTGCGAGGGCTGGCTCATGGATATGTAGCCCTGTGTGAGGGGCCCCTGGGAGAAGGGCTGGGAAGACCCATCCTGGCTGGCCTGGCTGTTGGGCCCGTTGCCCTGCCCGGTGCCATGGTTACCCATGCCACGGTTCCTCTGGCGCCCGCCACGTCCGACCTTGCCCTTCAGAGCCCCGCGACCTGGAAAATACAGGGAAGACCAAATCAGAGTGTCAGGTAGAAACACTCGCCTTGTAGAACGATCTGCTGAGTTATGTTGGAATTGAAAGCAACAACAACTTTTCCTGGAAAACCGTTTTCCCTCACCTGCTGCAGGACCATTGGTCTGGCCCAAATATCCTGGTGGAGGCATGGGGGGCATGACCAAGTTGAAGGGGATAGGGAGGTTCATAGCTCCCATGTGCCCTGGCCCAGCTCCGATCATGCCTATCTGGTCATGGGTCTGGAAGTACATGTTGGATGGACCCCGCGCTGGAAAAGCAAACGCCACAGGATCgtattacacacacacgacacctgACGTCTCAGTTGGGTTAGTTAAATCACCTCAGAGTGAAGATTGACTAATTGTCACAAGCGTTTGTAAACCTTTGTCCAAACATATTTGACaaaaagggggggaaaaaacggtTCCAAATTGTGAAAGTGAAAGACTGAACAGAGAGGCGACTGGGCTGACCTGCGCTGCTGCGGTCGTAGGCCGACCCTGGGATGAGGGCCTCGCGGGCGTCGTACATGGCAGTGCTCATGAAACGCCCTCCCTGGGGAGCAACACATATCTGCTAGCCACACATATGTCACACTCGTCATTATTACATTGCTGTAGGAATATatcaagggggtggggggggttataCATACAGGGTTGATGGTGTTGACCAGCTTGCGGGGCTTGCTGAACTGCATGAGGCTCTCCCTCAGGTTGTTGAGGGGTCCTTCCACCAGCACCTTCTGCTCCTTGTAGTAGTTCAGCAGGTGGTTCCACAGGGGCTGCTTGGACAGGGCCTTGGGGTTCCCCACGATGATCACACCATACCtggatacaacacacacacagtcaacaaacCAGTCGATAAGGCAACATATCGGGGGATAGGGATGGTGTTTTTCTCAAATtcgtttttctgggagtttttccttgtctttcttgagggtttaggttggctaAGGTGgagttctatgggtgtatgtgaagccctctgagacaatgtttgtaaaaagagatatacaaatacatttgatttgtttaTGGAAATTCACTACAATGTCTAGCAAATCCTCTAGTTTTAGTCTGCATGAAAGTACTTTGTTCTCATGGTTTATTCACTACAATCACAAGCCTCTTTAATGACAGAACTCATACAGATTGTGAATAACCAGGAAAAGCTCCATGTGGTTACCTTGCTCGAGTGAGAGCCACGTTCAGTCGGCGCGGATCGTTGAGGAAACCGATTCCCTGGTGTTCATTGGCTCGGACACAAGACAGGATGATGaaatctttctctctgccttggAAGGCATCAACGCTGGCAATCTCAACCTCCTGTAATAgagaacacaacacagacattaCGATTGTTGCACCGTGCCTGGTTGCTGAGATTACTTTGCACTGTGCCTCGGTAAATAAACAACTCTTCCTCTGACCATCGAAATACTCTTAGTTCTATGCACTTTTAACCCTTCATTTTCTCCTCcacatgtcactttggataaaagcttcacctgaataaataaaaagtcATTTAAATAGGTGGTTGACACATCGATACTGTTTATCATATCACCACTGACCTCTGATTCAAACGGATCTTAATAactttcacaacacacacacacacagttaaagcTGTACCTGGTAGAGTTTGGTGTGGAGAGAGCCGCTGAACTGCATGTACTGGACCAGGTAGGACCGCTGCCCCTCGTACGGGGTGATGATGCCTATCTGGTCGGGCTTGGCTCCCGCCTTCAGCAGCCTGGTGGTGATCTTCTCCACATTGGCTGCCTCAGTCCTGCACGGTGAGGGCAAAATTCCCCATGAGTTAAATCAATAATATATTAATTCAATGTTGTGTTttgtagaagaaaaaaacaacagaacGATCGACGTGCCTGTTCAGGTAAGAAGTTCCAGAGCTGGCAATTTCCTCCTGGCCTTGGGTCACATAGAAGTACATGGGCTTGTCTGGTTGCGGCCACTGGAAGTCAAAACCTTTCTTGATACGGTCCGCTGCAGAGGAGAAACAGTGGAAGTTTAGGTATTGACTTCCTCTATCCTGGACAAGAACCACTgcttgtaaaaataaaaatccaATACAGGTCTGGTACAAAGAAAACAACATGGTGACAAATGAAATGCCTTTTAAACTACACATATCCGTTTCAGCTGAAACAAGTTTGTTTGGTTTTGCTGAGCATCCTTTACATTATAATTTATAACAAACGTATAATAATACGTTTGTAGAGGACCTAGACATTTAATAGATGCTATGCTCAACGTTTCAAAGCAAACTCCCTGAACGTGGATTCAACTCCATCGTAGCCTCAGCTAAATAGATTTTCTAAAAAGGAGTGGGACCTTCCCCATTGCTCACCAGCAGTGACTCCGTTCTGCAGGGAGCCCTCGTAGAAGATGTTGGAGGGGAACGCGCTGAGCGCCGGGTGCATGCGGTACTGCACCTGCAGACGGATGGGCCTGATGCCCAGAACCACCAGACGCTCAAACAGGGACTGGGACAGGCCTGCTTTGGCCGCCTTCTTACACATGACCACCGGGCCCAGCTGGCAGTGGTCTCCCACAAGAATGAGCTAAGgacgggaggggggagagatttaAATTCAACTGTTTTGGTAAGAATGAAAACTACTTCAACAACTACGCAGAGAAGGTTCTCTGGCGTCCATCACAGACTTTCTGACACAGAGAAAATGTTTTGTGGCTTGTGTCTAGAGCAGGCGCGCATCAGTGTTGTGGTGTACCTGTTTGGCCCCCAGCACCACAGGGACCATGCACTCGGGCTCCGTGGCCTGTGTGCTCTCGTCGATCAGGATGGAGCGGAACTGCATCTTGGCCAGGCGGGGGTCCCCGGCGCCCACACAGGTGCAGCAGATCACATCAGCATTCTGTGGAGACAGGAAGGATGGTGGAGTGAGGGGGGGTTAGAACCTTGTGGTGAGTAAAAAAACCTGGACACAGCACACCTCCAGTGAAAACGTTTTGTATTTCCTATCCACCCATGTGTAcagcatgtttttctttttctaagaTATGTACATTTTCCATTTTTCATTCTTTATTGGACAGTTTGTAAGGCCAGTGTAACAggaaaaggcagggagagagaggggaagacatacAGCAAAGGGCCAAGGACAGATTCAAACCAGGCCCCCTACGGTTAGTCCTCAGCCTACACCGTACCCCTACTTCCAGTCTTTTAAACCACTTATAACCTTTactaaaaaaaactaacaacaaccacagctacaCAGGACGACACAGATGGTTACAAAGATCACTGCCAACTGGCAACGTGGGGGGAAGAGACAATGACTAATCCGTCCTCACCATGAGCAGCTCCCGCTCCGCAGTGCGCTTCAGGGCCCGGTAGCGCTTCTCGTCTGCGGATGACAGCTCTCCGGTCTCATCCTTCAGCTGCTGGAGCTTCTGCAGCTCTGGCATACTGCGGTGGGCAGCAGGCACAAAGCACGGTGGGTTTAGTACACATAATCACATTTGAGAAAAAAAGTTCAATCAGGTTGTGCAAATGACGAtggccttttttttctctttctagtCTACAGTTAAtatgcagagacagagatattGGAAATGTGGGTGAGTCAAACACTTGACTCAATTACCTCAATAAAAGCTTCCCGCTTAAGACTCAAATGGAAAGATAAAGACAACTAACTGCCGTAATAAGGCCTGCGTTTCGCACCTGTCCATGTTGCTGATCTGGTTGTGGAGGGCCAGGAAGGAGACGGGTGAGTCGATGGCCTCCCTGCTCTTGGCACAGAGCCGCACCACCTTCAGGCCCGTCTGGTGGATCTTCTCAGTCAGCTGGTCCACGGCGATGTTGCTGGGAGCGCACACCAGCACCGGCCTGCACCACAGCACCCAATCAAATGGCATTCATTTGTACGGCGCTTTTCTTTTCTATGTCTTTCTATCTTAGCAATGCCGCAGAAGGTTAAACCAACtcaaaccctcaaggaagacaaggataaactcccaggaaaacccattaaaatggaaaaaaacaaacaaactaatcAGAGTGTTATGACTTCATTACATAGtattgaaaacaacaaatcTGTCTCCCCAACTTCTTTATTAAGAAAAGTATAAATAATCAGCTGCATCCTCGGCTATAAAAAATTAATAAGGCAGGCATACATTACGAGAAGAACAACAAACTAATAAATCATGATAGCCTGTCAAGAAGGTGCTTATTGGATTACTGGTCTTAGGTCTTACCCGTTGCCCTGCCTGGCGAGGTGGTACACTATGGTGGCAGAGGTGACAGTCTTCCCTGTGCCCGGGGGCCCCTGGATGAGGCTCAAGGGCCTCTGCAGCACAGTCTTCACTGCATACACCTGTAACAAAACACATGTCAACCTAAGCTCTAGCCACGGCACGTAGGAAAACAACCAGATAGCAGTCAAACCTCACACCAAGCCCATCTTTAGCCACTGAAAAAGACAAATTTCTTGctatttttttgtgatttgtcaCCGTTCTCATGTATTAAAAATGGAGGTGTTAAGCGCCAACGTAGTGTTCAGTGGGACTGACCTGGGAGTGGTTGAGGTCAGGCAGACCTTGGGCAGTGAAGCGCTTGGGCAGCTGACACTTGATGATGACGTCCTCCACCTCGTGGCCCAGCAGCTTGTGGTAGATGTAGCCTGAGACGGATGTCTCGTCCACGGCAAACGTCTTCAGGGCGCTCTGCATCCTGGAAGAACGCAGAAGACAATTCCACCGTTTGGGAGACTCTTTCAAAAGCAAACGATCGATTTAAGCCAATATTTACTCGTTATGTTTTCTCAGGGGATTAAGTTCAGAGCGCATTTGCATACCTGTCAAAGGAAGTGGACTTCCAGACGAAATCCACCTGGAAATTATGGGGTATCTCCACCGGGGCTCCGACGCTGCTGCGCAACTCAATAGCAATCTCATCTCCATAGTCTTTCACAAAGGGTGCTAAGGAAATCAGTACAGCAAAATAGCCTTTCCTCTTTGTGGAATTAGAGTAGAAACAGCACAGTGTGGCTAATAGTAGTGAAGGCAGAAAAAGGAGCAAAGTTTCTGGAAGGTGTCCCTTTATCAGTGTGTTATAACCTGTAATGAAAACTGGTGGACTGAATGTTTTGGCTACGTCCAAGTTAAGGGGCCTAGAACCTTCTCATCTTCCTAGTTAAATATGGAATTCTGGCCATTTTAATTAGCAAGTTCTCACTTTAGGATTTAAGAGGTGGCCTTCATCCCCACCCGGCATGTTCGTCACCATCAAAATGTGCATGTTTCTGTGGCGTGTATTTCAACTGGACAACATAAAGGACCCCCATGAGGCTACTCTCAAACAGTGTTATAAACTACAACCCTGACTTGGCACCGGGTGTGTGGGCGAGATGGTCCCTTCTCCCTAAACCGTGCCCACACTGAGAGGGTGGCAcaagaaaaaggaaaagagaagTGGAAACATGCAAGCACAAATCATAGTGAAGAGCCGAGCTCTTCAAAATGAGTCCTTGCAGAAAGAAAAAGGATACTGTCAGGGACTTTGATCACGTGGCCGATGCCTTTCCACAGTGGGGCCAGGTCTCCTTTGTAGCGCAGACAAATCTCATCTCCCTGCATCAGGCGCATATCTGGAGGGGACAAACCCACCGCGAGCAAAGACAAGTTAGGAAACCCTCCGCTCCAGCGCCAAATTAGAGAAAGCGATAACAGAAAAAGGAATAAGGGTTTGGAATGAGGTGATAATATACAATACCGGTATGTGACAACAccaccacaaacaaacactaacacaccacCAGGGGATGCAGGTATGGGATGCGTGCGATGTTGGGGTTCTATGTCAAGACCAGTGGTACCAGTGGTTCTAAGTCAGAACCACTGGTACACAGATAGTAAGCTGAAAGAATTACCACCTGAGTCCGTCTTGGGCAGTGTGAAATAAGCAATCCGCTTTTTATTCAGTCCCAGGTCCCACCTGACTGTTATATTGTCTTGGGTCTGTGGATCAGAACAAAGGGAAAGAAAATAGGACGAATTAGTCAGACTGCAGTAAGCTAATAACACAAGGCAAAACAACCCCTGCTGTGTTCAAACAGATTCAATTTCATGAAACATGCACTGTCCCTTGAACGATGTGCTTAATTTGGATTAATTGCATAGTATTCcactttttaaaataaaatctgCTTGctataaaaaatttaaaaagcCAACAAAAGGCCCCCATGAACTCCCAGATCCTCCACTAAACTGAAACGGGATCAAAAGTAAACAACTTCCAAACCGAAAAGAGTGCATCTGAAGGCAACGTACCTGGGACTCTTTAAGCTTTTTGTCGTAGTCGGCCTCCAGTTTGACGAGGGGCCCGAAGATGTTCTGGTACTGGTAGGCGTCCTCGTAGCGCAGCAACACGTGCTGGGGCTCCTCGTCCACCCCGGGCttctccaggtcctccagggtGGCTGTGGGGTTGTCCTGAGGGAGACGCAGGGTTTAGATGGCTGAGTGTCTgacgcctttatccaaagcgatgtaaAGTGtggggattcgaacctatgacctctCGATCTGAACACAAATGCTCTACCGCTGACCTTTAAAATCACACAGCGTGCCTCATCTATTTTGGGGTTCTGAAGCCTACCTTCCAGAGCTCTTCCAGCTTGTTGATCTGCTGGGCAGTGATCTGGCGAGCCCTCAGCTGTTCCTGCTCAGAGGGGATCTTTACCAGCCAGGATAGGAAGCACCGGTCCTGGATGAGTGGCTGCCACTGGGAGCTGTCCCAGTTGATGTCCTTCAGACTGCTCTGGCTGGCACATGGCTGCCTGTTGTGGGGGACAAGGATGATCAGAGAAAAAAGGGAATTAGTAAGAGGGGTGTCCCATGGGAGATAACAACTTGATAGGACTAATTAATTATGTAGTAAAcactaaaaacaaaaacagtggCACATTTTTCCCTTCATCTACCCACAtatgcattattattattatcggGGTTttccgcagcacttttcagttaaggcggccgcctaagcaacacacgcctgccgcctcaACTACGTCGTAAAATATTTCAATGAAataaaaactttttttatttaaaaaaaaaaaaagcgatATCCACTGTGTtcctctgtcctgttttctccctttcattccgaaccgtgaccaacgccagtctcccttctctgcagaacgcattagtctatcgcacaaacaaACCCCGGTCTgacggcaaaccccaccctaccaccttaactgacacattttctgcgggaaaccctaaTTATCATTAATAATTGTGTCACGGCCCACATTTACCTGCACAGCAGCACGACCACAGAGTCCGCCTTGGCTGGGATGAAGCCCAGGAGGAAGACATTGCGACAGCCACAGTTGTAGCACTCCAGCACCGTCTCGCCCAGCGGCCCGTCTTTGTGCAGCGTCACCTCTTTGCACTTCGCCCTCACCAGGTGGTTCACGATGTGGCTGAATCAAAAACATGACCAATCAAACCACCTTTCGCGCGTGACAGGGTGAACGCACGTACGCATGATCACAAGTGGATTTGGGTACGGTACCTGCCAGATGTATTGCCACGTCCATTGCAGAACCATTTCTTGCTCGTGTTGCAGTACACCACACATGCAGGATCATGAATACCACAGTAACTATAATATAATGCAAAATATTAACATTAGTTACATATTATGATCAGTGATAAAACAACCATGAACACCTTTAGCATTTTCCACATTTACCAAAGCATAGCTCAATACAAACATcctttacgtttacatttattgTTAAAACCTATGTAACATCCATGTAACTATGCCAGTTTGTCAAGCACCTCAGCTGGAAAACATATGCCCATAATAATAGTTGGCCTAGCCAAGGGATTAAAAATGGTTTTGCCTTACCTGCACGCGTGCAATGGGAGGTCTTTGGTGTAGTAGGTATCTTCTTCGTCCTCTTCAAAGTTCAGCTCAGCAAGGAGTTGGCTTGCCTTGGCAACAGAGTCATCCACACCTCCATTGTGAAGACCATCATCAGGACCATTCACCTGTGCCGATATAATTACAGGGAAATTGTTTTAGACAGAGCAACAAAGATAAACTATGACTGCACTGTCAAGACATCAAACACTGGATGGGAACAACACTGCTGAAACTCTTAACTCTTACTAACTCGGATTACatttctttaaaaaataaatgaacacTTTACAATGGATCGTAGCCAATGTTGGTTTAAATTGATAGCTCAACATTTAAAATAAGTCAACCTTAAAATTACCCAACTTGCTAATTAAAGTTAGCCATCTCTGTTGTTAGCAACATTGACTGCGGTAcagctagctaatgttagcagACTTACGCTAGCACTTATCATGCTAGCTTGTCGCTACGTGTTGATTTTCTTAAGGCGGGTGGCAAGCAAGCTAGTACTAGCATGGCTAGCTAACGTGTAGCTAACATTAGCTGGCCTCCATACCCGTTTCCCTGTGGCAGGCAAGCTAGCCAGCAACATTATAATTACCTGATTGTCCAACTGGCTTTGGGTTTGTCCTTGAGTTTGCGTCTGACTTGGTAGGGTGAAATCGGTAAATTCGTATTCCGAGCCCTGGGTATCTGCTCCAAGCAGCTCCGCTTCCTCGGTGTCCAGGAAGGTGAGGGTTTGAGAGCTCGGCCCGTACGCCTCCACACTCATTTCGACACAAGTTGCACTGTCTAAACGAAATCCGGAACAATAATAACGATTAACAAGAATCTCAATTAAATGTTTATCAATTCGGATATTTGCATTCGCAGTTCTAAGCTGGATTTAAACCCAAACAAGTTCTGAACCACACGAGAAATTAAAGCGAATATACAGCTCGAGAGCCTCAATTCCAAAAGCAAATTGTGACGAACTTCCTAGCGCCGCACAACATGAGTACGAAGAACACACCGATTGTAATATGACGCATACACAGATTTGTGTGCCTGGTCCCTCCAGTCGTTATGTAGTTGTTTTTCGTCATGCAAATACTGTATCAACCTCATCCGCAATGAAATTTTATTCTGTTTACATAAACAACATATACAATCACTTCAAAAAAATACTAGCAGAACGTGAAGGTAGACATCAAACTAGTAAACCAAGACACTGCCTGAAGATTGATCTGGTTAGCAAGATTTTTTCATATCAAGTAAAACAATTATAAACTCAtaaaaaaagaggaagaaaggccATGTTTATATGAAAACATGGTATAAGGACATCAATAATGCACAAAGGACCATTTAGGTGGTGGTACACATTTTGGCCTGATGTTGTAGCCTCACTTTTATTGAAAAACGGACCTTTTGGTAACTGTGTGGATTTTACAATAACAACATATTTCAACAAGGTCAAGGCACAGGTCAGATGTCAAGTGTAAATTAAAACATACACTGAAGAAACATCATGGGTTAAGGCTTTTATGTCTGTTAGTTGAGAGTAAGGTCAGTTTAAGAGCATGCCATTTCATATATTCAGCAAAACCTGCAAGCTTTCCTTGAATGACATTCCCTGATGACCATGTACAATTTTCCTAACAAAAAACAGAATCTCAATATCTCCTCATTTCATTCAACGGtataaaacaaaacatgaacTGTGAGTAATTTGATCCTGGTAGGCAATTGGAGTTAAGTTTTAAAACAatacagcaacaacaaacacaaacgtATACTACAATGCTCAGAATCGGCAATAAGAATTTGGATGCACACAGTTAATTCCTTATAGGGATATGCAGTTTAGTCAAGCTTTTCTAAACAAATAAGGACAGACTCGATGATTGATGCTGTTATCTACCACTAACTGTAGCATTTCACAGAGGTGCCTTTTCAACACATGAAATGTATCCTTCTTTCCACCTTTGATTATGATTTGACACAAGTAAATAGGTGAAATCATGTACATCTGTTCTCAATCCTGGCATCTCATCACTAATTTTCAGAGATGGGAAAAAGGAATCAATTGAAACTCAAAGACGGGAAACAATAATCTGTGGATTCAAATAATTAACCTTTTCAGACATGTGCTAGTCAAAGAGAGATCAGACCAACAATAACAACTAACAACTAAAACAACTGTAAAACAAGTACATTTTCAAAAACCTTTACAGGAAGTTGTGTCAATCCAGTTGATAAAATAAAATTGAAAGTGCCTCACAGCGTCCAAGTCCCAATTCTTATATTCCAAACGTGATAAAATTAAGTGTTTAGAATTGGTAACTGCAATGGACTGATTCGGTAAAGTGGGCAAATCAAAGCTATTTATTTATAAACCataatacagtatatattttcaAATATAATCTCATAGGTGCAGATGTCTGGGTGTGTTACATCTAGTCAGAATTGGGAAAAAGCATTTGACAATATGACTAAGAACCAACCCGTTCCCTGATATAAATAACCTTATTAAAGGAAGACAACTTCTTATAAAGAAAAACGACTCAGAAGCAAGTCACCAATATAAAACTGCAAGATTTTGCAAAgtacttaaaaaaaagaatataagAACAGCAACTCTAACAATGTTGAGAAGAAACTATGCCAATGGTATATGCAATTTGCAGCTCAAAGATAAAATATTTTATAAAACATCTAGGCCTCAAAGCCTCAAGACAGCACCATTTCATCACTTCAATATACAGTAAAACCTAAACAAATCATCTCTGTGATTCTTACTGTGCTACTTCTTGTGCTACTTGAATGTGGCTCAcaagttcaatatgttcaatgAAATGTGTGACAAAACATCTGAAATACATGGGATTCAATGAGCCATGATAGTTAGAATCAAGACAAAGTGAATTGATAAATGAATAACCAAGTACTGCCCATCTCATTTGACAGTTATCAAACAACCTGGGGGCCaaattcattttcaaatgttacCTCTATAAGAGAATAGAGTATAAGAACATAGGTATTGCAGTAATCCTAAAACTAGATTACAATAAAAGTTACATTAGAGACTACATCAGTAAGTTTGTATATGCATGAGAGTTAATGGATAAATGTGATTGAAGAAGAAGCTGAGCATTAACAGTGGTCAAATAACTAAAGAAACCGCATGTATATTGGGTTTCCTGTAATTCAAGTGAAACATGCTAGTACACAAAGGTAAAAGGGCAGTGTTTCAGAACAATTTCTCAAATCTAGATAAGATGGGATGTAAGTCAAAACTGAGCACTTAACTACACTCAACCCAATTCGCTTGACCCTTCCCAATCATTAGCCGCTGTGTGAAAAACACTGAACAAAACAAAAGTACAGAGTTAAACACTTGTGGAAATTACTGACAAGGATACAATAAAGAAAAACATAGTTTGGCTTCTTGTGGGTAAGTGCAATTAGTCTTGTATGTTAGTGGGGTAGAGGCTTGGCGGGCTTCAGTGGGTCACTTTATGTACATGCTGGCAGTGGATCTTCCCCTCAGCTTGGTCCAGCAGGTCCAGCATTTCTTGAACAATAGCTTGCAGGGCCCGGCCCAGGACTTCCCCACTGTAGGGATTCCCTATAGGGGGGACATGGATGAACGCAGATCGTCCACGGCTCAGGTATAAAGAAGTGTAGTAGGTGAAGTCACAAAGGTATCTGttaaggagagatagagacgaGAAGGCGTTGAGAGATTCTCGAAAATATGACTTTCTGTACTGAACCgtatgtactgtactacagtatactTCCAAATTAAAATACCCTGTtcttatgtatatatatatatatatacataatatatatatatatatatgtttatatgTTTGACAGGTTTGTAATTACTTTAATGATACAATACTATACTCTCATGACCACATCCTAATTATTGTGGCCATTAGCTGTGGTAATCATTAGAAGAACTGACTAGTCACAATATTGTAATAAATGTCACGGCTTTTACATTTTATCACAAGCACAACTAAACAAGTAGATATTTACCTTCCAGCATCTTTGGAGACAGACACGGCCACCCCTAAGCCTGTGGCTGCCACTCTCTTGCAGACAGATTCCATATCAATAACAGAGTCAATGCAATCAGGACCtcccacaacacaacactgtgaATCTGGACAGAAGCTGCTGTTGTCCAAGCCTTTGTAGCCATGGTTACGACCGCTTTTCTCCAGCGTAACTGTCGTTGCCATTGCGGACACTCCGACATGAACAACTAACTGTTTCCAAGGAGAACAA contains:
- the pgpep1 gene encoding pyroglutamyl-peptidase 1 produces the protein MDNSSRTVVVTGFGPFGEHSINASWVAVQELKKLGLGNDILHVCEVPVEYQTVQSLIPSLWKKYHPQLVVHVGVSAMATTVTLEKSGRNHGYKGLDNSSFCPDSQCCVVGGPDCIDSVIDMESVCKRVAATGLGVAVSVSKDAGRYLCDFTYYTSLYLSRGRSAFIHVPPIGNPYSGEVLGRALQAIVQEMLDLLDQAEGKIHCQHVHKVTH